A region of Spirochaetaceae bacterium DNA encodes the following proteins:
- a CDS encoding AAA family ATPase, with product MSDGTIVGWDDWIGRRLDLERLLARRSVFLFGPRQTGKTTYVRRQLGDTVELTFTLLDQGLLTAVLADPTRIRREVEARGLRDTVVCIDEIQKCPALIDEVQLMIETRGIRFLLTGSSARALRRKGVNLLGGRGSDRVMHPFSWCELHETRRFSLDRAINHGLLPPHYLSDDPDEELASYVDRYLTEEVAAEGLTRNLPGFARFLQTAAATNAQLLNYSNVARDAQLPRQTVVQWYRILADTLIAVELPPFTSTLKRKAIETAKLYFFDTGVVRALRRLPPVHEASADFGEFFEHYVLHELRTWIDYRRPRTPLAFWRSRSGYEVDFILDGRIAIEAKAARRVHAKHLRGLRALAEEGLVERCIVVCREERPRIEPGATRDIEIWPLEYFLAALWRDDLAS from the coding sequence ATGTCTGATGGCACTATTGTCGGCTGGGATGATTGGATCGGGCGCCGGCTCGATCTGGAGCGCCTCCTCGCGCGCCGGTCGGTGTTCCTGTTCGGGCCGCGCCAGACCGGCAAGACCACCTACGTACGCCGGCAGCTCGGAGACACGGTGGAGTTGACCTTCACGCTGCTCGACCAGGGGCTGCTCACCGCGGTGCTCGCCGACCCGACGCGCATCCGGCGCGAGGTGGAGGCACGCGGCCTGCGCGACACCGTGGTGTGCATCGACGAAATCCAGAAATGCCCGGCGCTGATCGACGAGGTGCAACTGATGATCGAGACGCGCGGCATACGGTTCCTGCTTACCGGATCGAGCGCGCGCGCCCTGCGCCGCAAGGGGGTCAACCTGCTCGGCGGGCGTGGCAGTGACCGCGTCATGCACCCGTTCTCGTGGTGCGAACTCCACGAGACACGACGATTCTCGCTCGACCGCGCCATCAACCACGGCCTGCTGCCACCCCACTACCTGTCCGACGACCCGGACGAGGAGCTGGCCTCCTACGTGGACCGCTACCTTACCGAGGAGGTCGCGGCGGAGGGACTGACCCGCAACCTGCCCGGCTTCGCCCGCTTCCTGCAGACCGCGGCCGCCACCAATGCCCAGCTTCTCAACTACTCCAACGTCGCCCGCGACGCGCAGCTCCCGCGGCAGACCGTGGTCCAGTGGTACCGGATCCTGGCCGACACCCTGATCGCCGTCGAACTGCCGCCGTTCACCAGCACCCTCAAGCGCAAGGCGATCGAAACCGCGAAGCTCTACTTCTTCGACACCGGCGTGGTGCGCGCGCTGCGCCGGCTGCCGCCGGTCCACGAGGCGTCCGCCGACTTCGGCGAGTTCTTCGAGCACTACGTCCTGCACGAGCTGCGCACCTGGATCGACTACCGCCGCCCGCGCACCCCGCTCGCCTTCTGGCGTTCCCGATCCGGCTACGAGGTGGACTTCATCCTCGACGGGCGGATCGCCATCGAGGCCAAGGCCGCCCGCAGGGTCCACGCCAAACACCTGCGCGGGCTGCGCGCGCTGGCGGAGGAGGGGCTGGTCGAACGCTGCATCGTGGTGTGCCGCGAGGAGCGGCCCCGCATCGAGCCCGGCGCCACGCGCGACATCGAGATCTGGCCGCTCGAGTACTTCCTGGCGGCACTGTGGCGGGACGACCTGGCATCGTGA